The DNA segment GACGTGCGTAGGGGCAAAACTTTGACACATAACGCATCCATAAAATACGTCAACATCCTCTTCACTCAACTCTCTTGCCCTTGCATCTCTTTTTGCATAAACCTCTCTCGCCTTTTCAAGTTCTTCCTTAACCTTATCAGGATCGGTAATCAACTCAACATCAACACTTTTTATAAATGGAAATTCTGCCTTGTATAATCTTTGAATAACTTTACCTATATGCTCTAATGTTAATCCTTTTGATGCAGAACTTTTATTTACCCTAATCCATACACTATCTCTTTGATTTAGGTGCATAACTCCCTCGATATAGTTAAAGAACTCGTGGATTCTTCTCTCCAAAACACCCTCCAAATCTTCCTCTAAGTTGTCCCCACCAACCCTAACAATGATTGCAAAAGGGGTTCTTGTCCCTTCTTCCACTTCACTAATATCTTTCCCAATAATCTCTACTTTATCACTTGCCTCTCCAACCCTAACAAGTTCAAAACCATAACTCTTAGGTCCAGCTAATTCAACATGCATATCTGGTCCTCTAACTCTTTCCCCTTCATTCATCGGCCCAACTGATACAGGAATATCATCAAACATGTTTCAAACCTCCATTATAACTCTTCAAACTTTTCACTTATGATTTTAATGAGTTTCTTCCGTTTTTCTTCCTTAATTATCTCAAGTGACTCATCACAAACGAGTTTTAATGCATTATCCTTACACGCCTCAATACATGCAGGAGTTAACCTGTCTACATCCAAGCAAAGAGTACATTTATGGGCAACCTTTTCTTCAACAAAAATTGCCCCAATTGGACATGCTATGGCACACATCCCGCAGCCAATACATTTTTCTTTATCAACGATTGGAATGTTTTCTTTTAGATAAATTGCATCAACAGGACAGATTTCTTTACATGGAGCAGTTTCACACTGCATACAAAAAATTGGAATGTTGTTAAATTTTTTTATTCTACTTACTCCATGAATTTCAGCACATTTGTTAATACAATCATCACATTTTGAGCATTTTGAAGGATCAAGGACGATAATTTTTGGATTCATAGTATCCCTCCCAATGATGAATAAAGTTAATTATTTCCCCAAGGCACCGACTAACTTTTTAATAACATCAATATGCTCATCTTTTTTCATGTTTGGAAATGAATAGCATGCGTTTGGATGATAGAATGGGTCAATTGTCACAGTTATTACGGAAGAGAAGTGCTTCAAATGAGTTAATGCCTGAGCAAGGTAGTAATAAGTAATTCCAATGAACAATGCCAAATCATGTTCTCCCTTTGCAAGATATTTCATGATATCCAACAAATTCATCTCTTTTGGTGTGTAGATTTTTTTTATGTTTAATTTACTAAGAACTTCCTCAATATCCTTATCCAACTTACACCCAACAATTAAAATAGGATTTTTGCTCCTTTTTATCATCTGAATTAATATGGTTGGGGAAACAATATCAGCATGATTCAAATTTGTCCCTGATGTTGGTTGGTATGGAGTAGTTCTATCCATCTTTTTCACCTTCTATTTTATCAAAAAGTTAATTAATAAATAATTGTAGGCTCTTTTGGGATTTTTTCTCTTGGTTTCCATCCCTTTTCTTTTAAATAATCCATAACTTTGTCTTTTATCATGAATGGAATATCTTGCTCAGTTCTTACGAATTTCTCCAAATCAGGCGGCATTGTTCCAAAGTATTTTTCATAAACACTTACGTAGTGGTAGATTTTCATTGCCCTTCCTTTTGGACCGTCATTTGGTCTCATGCAGAGTTTTGGAATCATGCATATACATTCTTCCATCGTTTCTGCTGTTACAATTAGATGTTCTGGGGTTGGTTCAATTTTCATTATTTCTCCAGTTCTTTTATCTAAAATCTCAAAGTCCTCTCTATCGCTTAAATATAACCTTCTGTATTTTGCACCATGTGGTCCAACTATAACAGGGATTCCCCATCTATTTACTCCAGTAGCAATTGCTGCCGCTTTTTGGGACATTGCACCCCATGCAATACCAACAGCCCCGACTCTATTTAATATATAATCTGCAACTTGCTCAAAGTTCCCTCTCAATGGAACTTTTGCGAAGATGTTGGCTATTTTTATCGCTGCTCCAGTTATGTGGCAGTTACTTAAACAACTTCCAACATTCACCAATCCACCAGATTCAAAACTTCCGCCATATTTTTCATATAGTGTTTTTCCATCCTCATCCTTCCACATTCCAATCGCCATTGCCGCACATCCACTTGCAACGACAATGTATTTCCTCTCCAAGAATTCCTTTGCTATCTTTGCAACCTCTTCCTCACCGTTTGGATGGTTAGAGCATCCAACCAATGCAACAACTCCAGGAATATCTCCAAATACAATTGGAGCCCCAACTCTCCTTATTTCAACATCCTGTATAGGCCCTCTTCCAGCCCTTATCTTAAATTTCAAATCCTTAATGAATGCCTCTCCAACCTTTGTTGTCATGCTAACGATTGGCAAATCCCTCTCACATTCACTCTCACATCTACCACAACCATAACATACTTTGTACAATTCAACGAATTTGTCAAACTTGCCTTGCTTTGCCTCAATCATCGCCTCCTTTACCTCAAATGAGTTTGGACATACTCTGTTGCACCATCCGCATTCTGTACATTTCTTTGCAAGTTCCACAACCTCACTCAAGTCAGGGAGGCATTTTTTGTCCTTTCTCTCTTTTGAAATTATTTTAGATAATTCTACAGCAACTTTCCCTACTTTTTCCTCATCTAAAATTAAAGCAGCCCTATTCCTCAATATATATCCAATCATTTCGTCTTCACTTAAATGGGAAATGTCTTCTAAACCTAAGCACATCTTTTCGTTTGTTGCTATCAAAACAGCCCCAGTTTTTAATGTCTCTTCTAAAATATCTGTTCTTATACATTGTTCATCAACAATAACTACATCAGCAACTCCACTCCTAACAAACATCAACTGCCTTGATAAAGGACCGACAATCTTTGCTCCCTCATTGTATCTTGTTAAATCTATTGCAGTACAACAAATTCCACAGACCTCTATTTTATCATCCAAATCATTTTCTTCCAAATAATCCATAATATACCTACCAGGAACGACATTATGTCCTATACACAAAATTACTGGTTTATTCTTATCTATTGTTCCAAAACCCAACTCTATTAATGGGGCATCTTCATCTCCTTTTGGCATATTAAAACCAACAATTTGGGCAATATCTCCCACTTCTCTCGCTAAATCATCAATCATCCCAGCATGTAGTGCTTTACTCTCAAAATCAATGTAAGCACCTTCCTGCCCTGTGTGTGCTGCAGACAGTAAATGAGTTATCTGCTCTTCACAGTAATCCAAAATCTTTTCCAAGTCCCCGAGTGTCTTTGGCTTTATTCCAGTGACAGTTCTTGCTATTGGTGCTTCAACATCTATATTGTTGCCTAAGTTTATTGGATAATCCCTACCCAACTTCTCTATCAAATAATGAACAAGATGCCTACTATGTCCTGCGTGACATGCAGCCCCTATACAACATGCAATTAAAACTATTCTTGCCTGTTGGGATTTGATATCTAATCCACATGCTCCTTTCTTTCCTCTACTCAAATCACACTTTCCAAAAGTACATAGACAACACATATCACAAATTGGCATATAGAATGGAGGATATCTCTTCAATAGTCTAAAGTCCCACTTCCTTAACGTTGGAACTTTCGGCATTGGTGTAGGGCCCATTGGCTCCCAATCCTCTTCCTCAACTTCCTCTCCAAATTTTATGGTTCCTTTTATTTTGAAGTTTTTTAATTTCAATAATGGAGATGACATTGATTTTATATCTCCTTCCATTCTCACGGTTCCACCATCGATAATTGTCGAATTTATCATTATTAATCATTATAATTATTCTTTGATATTAATTTTTTACGTGTCATATAAATATTTTGTTATGAAAAATTTCCAAAAAGTATTACTCTGGCGTTTTTGCAAAAATAAAGAATTTAATTACGCATTTTTTTAATTTAATGCAGAAAATTTTTACAATTTGCAAATCTATAAATTAACATGTTTAAATAAAAATATAAAAGAATACGCATTTTTAATTTATCCTAAGAAAAATCTTCGATTTGCGATTTTATAAATTTAAATATATTGTTATAAAAAAAACAAAAAATAAAACGCTCATCTTCAAGTATCATTACCTAACATGATTATAAGTAATTCAGAGAACCAATTCGATTTATAGTTGTATATAAATGTATAGAAGCTTACATATAGGTGGAGATTTTTTCGACTAATGCCTCGATGTTTTCTTAGATAAGGTTTGATTATCGAATGGAAGCATTCGCAGTTATATTCCGTAGAGTATTCCCTCGATGCGTGATTAACTGTTAAATGATTAGAAATCTTTTTATGTAAAACATCTCTCCTAAAGGTATTCGCCTTTTAGCGAATATAGTTCCAGTTAGGTCGTTAAAGTGTCTTTTACACGAATTACATCTGTATCTTTACAACATCTTTCGAACCACAATATGGGCAAGTATATCTATCACTCCATCTAATCTCCCTTATAATTGCAATACACTCCTCATCCTTTGGTATGAATAACTTATATACTTCGACGCTCATAAAATTATATATTGCGATTATTATTTATATATGTAATTGTAAGTGAAGATGAGCGAAATAAAAAATAAATGAAAGCAAAATTACCTCCTGACATTGAAGTTTATAACAATCTTTACATTCTTCATGATTATCTGAATACCTCTCTCTTTTGCAATGTCCAATATTGTTTCCCCAATTTCGATACCTTTTTCTTCTTCTTTAACTTCTTTGCTCTCCTCTATTTTCTCTTCTTCAGTTTCTTCAACCTTTTTCATCACTGGATGTCCTTTCTCTTCTAAGAACTTTGCCAATTCTTCAGTATTTGATACATCCTCTTCTGTTGCAATTTTATCATATAAATCCTCAGGTATTGCATCTTTAACCTTCTCTTTCAACTCCTTTGGAAGCCAAACGACCCTCTGCCAACCACCATCTCCCTGCAAAAACTTCGGAGACCGCATATACTCTATTGCAATTCCAACAAATCCTGGAACTTGCTTTCCACCACTACACTGCCCTGCAAGGGATGAAAATGGTAAACCAAATGGTGTCTCCCCTTTAAAGTTTCTATCTACAACCCCAAACCCATCAACTTCAGGAATGTAAAATGCTATAGCCTCAAAGCAACCACAAGATGTGCAAGGACTTGTTAATGCACTATGCATTGCAACCTCTTTAACACTCCCTTGTGACCTACTTTCTACAACCTCATTAACTCCTGAGTAAATTCCTAACTTCTCATCAAGTAATTCTCCTTTTGGAACTTCAAATATTGGCCCTTCTGGATCTATCTTTGCCGCTGCCCTTGCATCAAAATAACTTATACTTCCACACAATGAAGGTCTATCTGGGGTTATAATACAGACGTGTGTAGGAGCAAAGCTTTGACACATTACACATCCATAGAATACATCAACATCTTCCTCACTCAACTCCCTTGCCCTTGCGTC comes from the Methanotorris formicicus Mc-S-70 genome and includes:
- a CDS encoding 4Fe-4S dicluster domain-containing protein → MNPKIIVLDPSKCSKCDDCINKCAEIHGVSRIKKFNNIPIFCMQCETAPCKEICPVDAIYLKENIPIVDKEKCIGCGMCAIACPIGAIFVEEKVAHKCTLCLDVDRLTPACIEACKDNALKLVCDESLEIIKEEKRKKLIKIISEKFEEL
- a CDS encoding transposase, with protein sequence MSVEVYKLFIPKDEECIAIIREIRWSDRYTCPYCGSKDVVKIQM
- the cdhB gene encoding CO dehydrogenase/acetyl-CoA synthase complex subunit epsilon, giving the protein MDRTTPYQPTSGTNLNHADIVSPTILIQMIKRSKNPILIVGCKLDKDIEEVLSKLNIKKIYTPKEMNLLDIMKYLAKGEHDLALFIGITYYYLAQALTHLKHFSSVITVTIDPFYHPNACYSFPNMKKDEHIDVIKKLVGALGK
- the cdhA gene encoding CO dehydrogenase/acetyl-CoA synthase complex subunit alpha, whose translation is MEGDIKSMSSPLLKLKNFKIKGTIKFGEEVEEEDWEPMGPTPMPKVPTLRKWDFRLLKRYPPFYMPICDMCCLCTFGKCDLSRGKKGACGLDIKSQQARIVLIACCIGAACHAGHSRHLVHYLIEKLGRDYPINLGNNIDVEAPIARTVTGIKPKTLGDLEKILDYCEEQITHLLSAAHTGQEGAYIDFESKALHAGMIDDLAREVGDIAQIVGFNMPKGDEDAPLIELGFGTIDKNKPVILCIGHNVVPGRYIMDYLEENDLDDKIEVCGICCTAIDLTRYNEGAKIVGPLSRQLMFVRSGVADVVIVDEQCIRTDILEETLKTGAVLIATNEKMCLGLEDISHLSEDEMIGYILRNRAALILDEEKVGKVAVELSKIISKERKDKKCLPDLSEVVELAKKCTECGWCNRVCPNSFEVKEAMIEAKQGKFDKFVELYKVCYGCGRCESECERDLPIVSMTTKVGEAFIKDLKFKIRAGRGPIQDVEIRRVGAPIVFGDIPGVVALVGCSNHPNGEEEVAKIAKEFLERKYIVVASGCAAMAIGMWKDEDGKTLYEKYGGSFESGGLVNVGSCLSNCHITGAAIKIANIFAKVPLRGNFEQVADYILNRVGAVGIAWGAMSQKAAAIATGVNRWGIPVIVGPHGAKYRRLYLSDREDFEILDKRTGEIMKIEPTPEHLIVTAETMEECICMIPKLCMRPNDGPKGRAMKIYHYVSVYEKYFGTMPPDLEKFVRTEQDIPFMIKDKVMDYLKEKGWKPREKIPKEPTIIY